One Cyprinus carpio isolate SPL01 chromosome B25, ASM1834038v1, whole genome shotgun sequence genomic region harbors:
- the LOC109064465 gene encoding muscarinic acetylcholine receptor M2-like: MEMSNFTLPPNSSHANKTDSSLDSPFSLVELVLIILGLSTLSLITIIGNVLVMLSIKVNRNLQTVNNYFLFSLACADLFIGVFSMNLYTVYIVTGRWPLGALVCDLWLALDYVVSNASVMNLLIISFDRYFCVTKPLSYPAKRTHRMAGMMIAAGWILSFILWAPAILFWQFITGSRTVPEGECYIQFFSNAVVTFGTAIAAFYLPVVTMTVLYWQISKASRSRVRSRDNRRVSRVSNDGVQAGPTAGNSTERKSIQAGEDMVLRKQRASDATTGEERESENDSLSGSVLASSNQRDDEAVSISTNSDIRSRQNQSAPLATGSWAKFTCFRTTSQKDLQNSYKPNSGAQDMTNGKERLSLVSHYQKRKGLSLREKKVTRTIMAILVAFAVTWTPYNVMVLINTFCSSCIPNTMWTFGYWLCYINSTVNPACYALCNVTFKNTFKQLLTCQYRNIHAPRKH; encoded by the exons ATGGAGATGTCCAACTTCACTCTTCCTCCAAACTCCAGCCATGCTAACAAGACTGACTCTTCCCTAGACAGTCCCTTCTCTCTTGTCGAGCTTGTTCTCATCATTCTCGGCCTGAGCACTTTAAGCCTGATCACAATTATCGGCAATGTGCTGGTCATGCTCTCCATCAAGGTCAACAGGAACCTCCAGACGGTCAACAACTACTTCCTGTTCAGTCTAGCATGTGCTGACTTGTTCATCGGCGTTTTCTCCATGAACCTGTACACTGTATACATTGTGACTGGCCGCTGGCCTTTAGGAGCTTTGGTGTGTGACCTCTGGTTGGCTCTGGACTACGTGGTGAGCAACGCCTCTGTTATGAACCTCCTCATCATCAGCTTTGACCGATATTTCTGCGTCACCAAGCCTCTCAGCTACCCGGCCAAAAGGACCCACAGGATGGCAGGCATGATGATCGCCGCCGGATGGATCCTGTCGTTCATTCTCTGGGCTCCGGCTATCCTGTTCTGGCAGTTCATCACGGGCAGCCGGACGGTTCCCGAGGGCGAGTGCTACATCCAGTTTTTCTCCAATGCCGTGGTGACCTTCGGCACAGCCATCGCTGCCTTCTACCTGCCGGTCGTCACCATGACCGTACTGTACTGGCAGATCTCCAAAGCCAGCCGCAGCCGCGTCCGAAGCAGAGACAACCGGAGAGTTTCTAGAGTCAGTAATGATGGAGTCCAGGCTGGACCCACAGCTGGGAACAGTACGGAGAGGAAGTCAATCCAAGCAGGAGAGGATATGGTCCTACGCAAGCAGAGGGCTTCAGATGCCACTACAG GAGAAGAGCGTGAGAGTGAGAATGACTCTTTATCTGGAAGTGTGCTCGCTTCTTCCAATCAGAGGGATGACGAGGCCGTATCCATAAGCACTAACAGTGACATCAGAAGCCGTCAGAACCAATCAGCTCCGCTGGCCACAGGAAGTTGGGCCAAATTTACTTGCTTCAGAACAACATCCCAAAAGGACCTGCAAAACAGCTATAAACCCAACAGCGGAGCTCAGGACATGACCAACGGGAAGGAAAGGCTGAGTCTGGTGTCACATTATCAGAAGAGGAAGGGCTTATCATTGCGGGAGAAGAAAGTCACAAGGACCATTATGGCCATTCTGGTGGCGTTTGCAGTCACATGGACCCCCTACAATGTCATGGTGCTCATCAACACGTTTTGCTCTTCCTGTATTCCAAACACGATGTGGACCTTTGGCTACTGGCTCTGCTACATAAACAGTACGGTGAACCCAGCCTGCTATGCCCTGTGCAATGTCACCTTCAAGAACACCTTCAAACAGCTGCTGACATGCCAATACAGGAATATTCATGCCCCCAGAAAACATTAA
- the fbxl14a gene encoding F-box/LRR-repeat protein 14a: MEIHVSSLFPEILAMIFNYLDVKGKGRVAQVCTAWRDASYHKSVWRGVEAKLHLRRANPSLFPSLQTRGIKKVQILSLRRSLSYVIQGMPNIESLNLSGCYNLTDNGLGHAFVQDIPSLRMLNLSLCKQITDSSLGRIAQYLKKLELLDLGGCSNITNTGLLLIAWGLHNLKSLNLRSCRHVSDVGIGHLAGMTRSAAEGCLSLEHLTLQDCQKLSDLSLKHISKGLNKLKVLNLSFCGGISDAGMIHLSHMTHLWTLNLRSCDNISDTGIMHLSMGALRLYGLDVSFCDKVGDQSLAYIAQGLYQLKSLSLCSCHISDDGINRMVRQMHELKTLNIGQCVRITDKGLELIADHLTQLTGIDLYGCTKITKRGLERITQLPCLKVLNLGLWQMTEVKGLGDASEILPCYTS, from the coding sequence ATGGAGATCCACGTCTCGAGCCTCTTCCCGGAGATCTTAGCGATGATTTTCAACTACCTGGACGTCAAAGGCAAAGGCAGAGTCGCGCAGGTATGCACGGCGTGGAGAGACGCCTCGTACCACAAATCCGTCTGGAGAGGAGTAGAAGCCAAACTCCACCTGAGAAGAGCAAACCCGTCGCTGTTCCCCAGCCTGCAAACCAGAGGCATCAAGAAAGTCCAGATCCTCAGCCTGAGGCGCAGCCTTAGCTATGTTATCCAGGGCATGCCCAACATCGAGAGCCTTAACTTGAGCGGATGCTACAACCTAACGGATAACGGCCTGGGGCATGCATTCGTGCAGGACATCCCGTCACTGAGGATGCTCAACCTGAGCCTGTGCAAACAGATCACCGATTCCAGTTTGGGCAGGATCGCGCAGTATCTCAAGAAGCTGGAGCTGCTGGATCTCGGCGGGTGTAGTAATATCACCAACACGGGGTTGTTGCTTATCGCGTGGGGCCTTCATAATCTCAAAAGCCTGAATTTGAGAAGCTGCAGACACGTTTCGGACGTAGGCATCGGACACCTGGCCGGCATGACGCGCAGCGCCGCGGAGGGCTGCTTGAGTTTGGAGCACCTCACTTTGCAGGACTGCCAGAAACTGAGCGATTTGTCGCTCAAGCACATTTCGAAGGGCCTAAACAAGCTGAAAGTCCTAAACCTGAGCTTTTGCGGTGGGATATCCGACGCTGGCATGATCCACCTGTCGCACATGACCCACCTCTGGACTCTGAACCTGCGCTCGTGCGACAACATAAGCGACACAGGAATCATGCATCTGTCCATGGGCGCTCTGAGGCTTTACGGGCTGGATGTGTCATTTTGCGACAAAGTGGGCGACCAGAGCCTGGCTTACATCGCGCAGGGCTTGTACCAGCTCAAGTCCCTGTCGCTTTGCTCGTGCCACATCAGCGACGACGGGATCAACCGGATGGTCCGGCAGATGCACGAGCTCAAGACGCTGAACATCGGCCAGTGCGTGCGGATCACGGACAAGGGCCTCGAGCTCATAGCGGATCACCTGACGCAGCTGACCGGGATAGACCTGTACGGCTGTACCAAAATAACGAAAAGAGGACTGGAGAGAATCACGCAGCTGCCCTGCCTTAAGGTGCTGAACTTGGGACTCTGGCAAATGACCGAGGTCAAGGGTTTAGGAGACGCGTCCGAGATCCTGCCCTGCTACACCTCGTGA
- the LOC109064500 gene encoding proline-rich protein 5-like, with translation MKGGSGSLLITMLENLSGAHIDRPAPRPSTFSFSALFALPHHLHMDGSSHPFRRTLYRLKLVSSPNLSQLGKNEKASLEERGSGPNATWNSIHNAVIAVFQKKGLADNELYTLNEGVRQLLKTELGSFFTEYLQNQLLTKGMVILRDKIRFYEGQKLLDSLAETWDFFFCDVLTMLQAIFHPVQGKEPSVRQLALLHFRNTITLNMKLEEALSRPRARVPPSIVQMLLVLQGVHESKGVSEEYLKLESLIQKVVSPYLGTQGLCSHECGASQCSCVIERHLQYCWSKSADLPSSNPVVRSKSYNIPMLTPVAEYDSEVSSVGSVGIRRHSACDVTSCIEPQGYSALSVGIETSSTPRLSLDHELTLSGVMRGATGQPALISPPVFIHTTSGCLHAAGAPMASSELDKAPSSPPSCSSSPETIVMQGLDSLESDPDGIFIDFSHCRSDSFGTSRKTS, from the exons ATGAAAGGAGGATCTGGCAGCCTTTTGATAACAATGCTGGAGAACTTGAGCGGAGCCCACATTGATCGACCCGCCCCTAGACCATCCACATTCAGCTTCTCTGCCCTGTTTGCTCTGCCACACCACCTTCACATGGATGGGAGCAGTCATCCATTCAGGAG GACTCTGTACCGGTTGAAGTTGGTAAGTTCTCCAAATCTGAGTCAGCTGGGGAAAAATGAAAAGGCTTCACTGGAGGAGAGAGGATCAGGCCCTAATGCCACATGGAACAG CATTCACAATGCAGTTATTGCTGTATTCCAAAAGAAAGGTCTGGCAGACAACGAACTCTATACACTCAATGAAGGTGTGAG GCAGCTATTGAAAACTGAGTTGGGCTCATTCTTTACAGAATACCTCCag AATCAGCTTTTGACTAAAGGCATGGTCATTTTGCGGGACAAAATAAGGTTTTATGAAG gtCAGAAGTTACTGGACTCTTTGGCTGAGACGTGGGACTTCTTCTTTTGTGATGTTCTCACCATGCTTCAAGCCATCTTCCACCCCGTCCAG GGGAAGGAGCCGTCGGTGCGTCAGCTGGCCCTGCTGCACTTCCGAAACACCATCACCCTTAACATGAAGCTGGAGGAGGCTCTGTCCAGACCGCGAGCCCGCGTCCCTCCCTCCATCGTCCAGATGCTTTTAGTGTTACAG GGGGTTCATGAATCCAAAGGTGTAAGTGAAGAATACCTGAAGCTGGAGTCTCTCATTCAGAAGGTGGTGTCGCCGTACCTGGGCACGCAGGGACTGTGTTCACATGAGTGTGGTGCCTCTCAGTGCTCCTGTGTTATTG AGAGGCATTTGCAGTATTGCTGGTCCAAGTCTGCAGACCTGCCCTCCAGTAATCCAGTAGTGCGCTCCAAGAGTTACAACATCCCCATGCTGACCCCTGTGGCCGAGTATGACTCTGAAGTGAGCTCTGTGGGGAGCGTCGGCATCCGGCGTCACTCTGCGTGTGACGTCACTTCCTGCATAGAGCCCCAGGGCTATTCAGCCCTGTCTGTGGGAATAGAGACCAGCTCGACCCCCAGACTCTCACTCGATCACGAGCTCACTCTGTCCGGTGTGATGCGAGGGGCCACGGGACAGCCAGCTCTGATTTCTCCACCCGTCTTCATCCACACCACCTCAGGGTGTCTGCATGCAGCGGGCGCCCCGATGGCTTCATCCGAGTTGGACAAGGCCCCCTCGTCGCCCCCGAGCTGCTCCTCCAGTCCGGAGACCATTGTAATGCAGGGGCTGGACTCACTGGAATCAGATCCTGACGGAATCTTCATCGATTTTTCCCACTGCCGCTCCGATTCTTTCGGAACGAGCAGGAAAACTAGCTGA
- the rad52 gene encoding DNA repair protein RAD52 homolog isoform X1, with protein MDHCGREEERKPLTTHTCFGQYAYTAEEYQAVQNALQKKLGPEYISTRQAGGGQKVCYIEGHKVISLANEMFGYNGWSHSISQQNVDFVDLINGKFYVGVSAFVKVQLKDGSYHEDVGYGVSEGLKSKALSLEKARKEAVTDGLKRALKCFGNALGNCILNKEYLIAINKIPKQPPPPLDLEKTKRSDGEPSVEKARFDSLARANSRELIKLTEPANIPSERMGSHPVRARHESGAGSRTSLTNPAAHSGNTSAHQDSENRPSNTSRSAADMADLSSSDPPLDSKQQRKLRQQQLQQKFRQEMEAKKLLQKQKTQQSNASAEPLPLQTKQGQAVGPVNHSTPNGHLVTTKKEEYLADDPELWDFTLDGIDMLDDPTTGSTVPPRPTTPSQHKMMTRSKTPQRAQSLRPPAQPQGYVVPQGQYSTGAGGPQSPYRHGQMMKKRRLDT; from the exons ATGGATCACTGTGGGAGGGAAGAGGAGAGGAAACCTCTTACAACCCACACGTGTTTTGGTCAG TATGCATACACTGCAGAGGAGTATCAGGCAGTCCAGAATGCTCTACAGAAGAAACTCGGACCTGAATATATCAGCACCAGACAGGCTGGAGGAGGCCAAAAA gtgtgCTATATTGAAGGTCACAAAGTTATAAGTCTGGCCAATGAAATGTTTGGTTATAATGGATGGTCGCACTCAATATCTCAACAGAATGTTG ACTTTGTGGATCTGATCAATGGGAAGTTTTATGTTGGAGTCAGTGCCTTTGTGAAGGTTCAGTTAAAG GACGGCTCGTACCATGAGGATGTAGGATATGGGGTGAGTGAAGGCCTCAAATCTAAAGCTCTGTCGCTGGAAAAAGCAAGAAAAGAAGCTGTTACAGATGGACTGAAAAGAGCACTCAA GTGTTTTGGAAATGCACTTGGAAATTGTATTCTGAACAAGGAGTATCTCATAGCCATCAATAAAATACCAAAGCAG CCACCTCCTCCATTAGACCTGGAGAAAACCAAACGCAGTGATGGCGAGCCGTCCGTGGAGAAGGCCAGGTTCGACAGCCTGGCCCGAGCCAACAGCAGGGAATTGATCAAACTGACAGAACCAGCCAACATCCCCTCAGAGCGGATGGGAAGTCACCCTGTACGAGCAAGGCATGAGAGCGGCGCTGGATCCAGGACTTCATTGACAAACCCAGCAGCACATTCTGGCAACACATCAGCTCACCAGGACTCTGAAAACAGGCCCAGCAACACCTCAAG GTCAGCAGCTGACATGGCTGACCTGTCCTCGTCCGATCCTCCACTGGACTCCAAGCAGCAGAGGAAGCTGagacagcagcagctgcagcaaaaGTTCAGACAGGAAATGGAGGCTAAGAAGCTGCTACAGAAGCAGAAAACCCAGCAGTCCAACGCTTCCGCTGAGCCGCTACCGCTGCAGACTAAGCAAG GACAGGCTGTAGGTCCTGTTAACCACAGTACACCAAACGGACACCTGGTGACAACTAAGAAGGAGGAGTATCTGGCTG ATGACCCGGAATTATGGGACTTCACTCTGGACGGCATCGATATGCTTGATGATCCCACAACAGGCTCAACAGTTCCTCCCCGTCCCACGACACCGAGCCAGCACAAGATGATGACGCGCAGCAAGACCCCACAGAGAGCCCAGTCCCTGAGACCACCAGCTCAACCTCAGGGCTATGTTGTTCCTCAAGGCCAGTACAGTACAGGAGCAG GTGGACCACAGAGCCCATACAGACACGGCCAGATGATGAAGAAACGAAGACTGGACACATAA
- the rad52 gene encoding DNA repair protein RAD52 homolog isoform X2, with the protein MDHCGREEERKPLTTHTCFGQYAYTAEEYQAVQNALQKKLGPEYISTRQAGGGQKVCYIEGHKVISLANEMFGYNGWSHSISQQNVDFVDLINGKFYVGVSAFVKVQLKDGSYHEDVGYGVSEGLKSKALSLEKARKEAVTDGLKRALKCFGNALGNCILNKEYLIAINKIPKQPPPPLDLEKTKRSDGEPSVEKARFDSLARANSRELIKLTEPANIPSERMGSHPVRARHESGAGSRTSLTNPAAHSGNTSAHQDSENRPSNTSRSAADMADLSSSDPPLDSKQQRKLRQQQLQQKFRQEMEAKKLLQKQKTQQSNASAEPLPLQTKQDDPELWDFTLDGIDMLDDPTTGSTVPPRPTTPSQHKMMTRSKTPQRAQSLRPPAQPQGYVVPQGQYSTGAGGPQSPYRHGQMMKKRRLDT; encoded by the exons ATGGATCACTGTGGGAGGGAAGAGGAGAGGAAACCTCTTACAACCCACACGTGTTTTGGTCAG TATGCATACACTGCAGAGGAGTATCAGGCAGTCCAGAATGCTCTACAGAAGAAACTCGGACCTGAATATATCAGCACCAGACAGGCTGGAGGAGGCCAAAAA gtgtgCTATATTGAAGGTCACAAAGTTATAAGTCTGGCCAATGAAATGTTTGGTTATAATGGATGGTCGCACTCAATATCTCAACAGAATGTTG ACTTTGTGGATCTGATCAATGGGAAGTTTTATGTTGGAGTCAGTGCCTTTGTGAAGGTTCAGTTAAAG GACGGCTCGTACCATGAGGATGTAGGATATGGGGTGAGTGAAGGCCTCAAATCTAAAGCTCTGTCGCTGGAAAAAGCAAGAAAAGAAGCTGTTACAGATGGACTGAAAAGAGCACTCAA GTGTTTTGGAAATGCACTTGGAAATTGTATTCTGAACAAGGAGTATCTCATAGCCATCAATAAAATACCAAAGCAG CCACCTCCTCCATTAGACCTGGAGAAAACCAAACGCAGTGATGGCGAGCCGTCCGTGGAGAAGGCCAGGTTCGACAGCCTGGCCCGAGCCAACAGCAGGGAATTGATCAAACTGACAGAACCAGCCAACATCCCCTCAGAGCGGATGGGAAGTCACCCTGTACGAGCAAGGCATGAGAGCGGCGCTGGATCCAGGACTTCATTGACAAACCCAGCAGCACATTCTGGCAACACATCAGCTCACCAGGACTCTGAAAACAGGCCCAGCAACACCTCAAG GTCAGCAGCTGACATGGCTGACCTGTCCTCGTCCGATCCTCCACTGGACTCCAAGCAGCAGAGGAAGCTGagacagcagcagctgcagcaaaaGTTCAGACAGGAAATGGAGGCTAAGAAGCTGCTACAGAAGCAGAAAACCCAGCAGTCCAACGCTTCCGCTGAGCCGCTACCGCTGCAGACTAAGCAAG ATGACCCGGAATTATGGGACTTCACTCTGGACGGCATCGATATGCTTGATGATCCCACAACAGGCTCAACAGTTCCTCCCCGTCCCACGACACCGAGCCAGCACAAGATGATGACGCGCAGCAAGACCCCACAGAGAGCCCAGTCCCTGAGACCACCAGCTCAACCTCAGGGCTATGTTGTTCCTCAAGGCCAGTACAGTACAGGAGCAG GTGGACCACAGAGCCCATACAGACACGGCCAGATGATGAAGAAACGAAGACTGGACACATAA